GCCCCATGTCGCAGAATCGCGACATCGATCCCTGGGCTTGCCCTGGCACGTTCCTGATCCTCTCGTCGGGGGACCCGTTATCATGAGTCGTTtaggcttggcttggctaAGGGGGGGTCCGTGGTCTCGTACGAACACATGAACCTCCTTCGACGGGGCGTTCGAGAGCCCACTAGGTAATTAGATCATCTCGACCCGGCGCTGGTCGTCAACTTTGTCCCCTCTTTTTTATTGATttcttgtctctcttcttgttatcatcgccgtcttcgttCACACACTCTTGTGCGTTGCGGTCCCAGGTTCAAGACGGGCTCTTGAACCCGTCTTTATCTTGCTTCCCTGCCCTCTCAAACCATGACCGAGATGCTACCCCTGATGCTACGACAACATCTTTTGCGTTGAGAGTGCTGCCTCTTTGCCTGCTATCGAATTAATCTCACGACATTGTCCGCGTAGTCGTTTGTTCGAGACGTAGCGGCCTACGCCCTGTCGCGTTTACAAAACACCATGAACTTGAATAGTCCTGCCATGGAGCGACTGCGCTCCGATCTCATTCGACAGGCTCATATGGAGCGCCAGGGAGAATCCAATGGAAGCAATGTCGACATCGAAGGCCAGCCCGATATGCAAGAGTCTCGTACGAATAACCCCTTCTCTCGACTGTTCCGTCGCGGTCAACCCCAATCGACGAATGCGCAACCCCAGCTGGCGGAAATCGAGAGCATTAAATCTCAAGACTCGAACCCGAATCAGACGAACCGACATTCTCGGGTGTTTGGTGTACCAAACTTCCTCCGGACATGGGGAAACAACAATTCGTCACTAACAAATGAGACTCGCAACACGACTACTTCTCCCGCACCGCTGCTCCCACTTACCCAGCCGTCGGAGCTATCTTCGCCTACGAGACCGGACCCCGTGGCTACGCCTTCAGCAGAATCGAGACAGGCTCGTCGCGAACGTCGGGAACGCCGTGAGCGCAGGGAGCGTCGTGAACATATGGACCCAATTGAGGCGCAACTTGCTGAGATTCTTGGTGGTTCAGTTGTTGACCGACGACGAAGGCGACGGCATCACCATGATCGATCTCGATCTCGACATCGATCTCGTAGGAACAATGCGAGACGGCATCCGAAGCATTTCATGTTTTGTCTGCCATGGATTCGGTCAAGGCGTATGCGAGCACAGATTATTCGATGCTTTGCGTCTGGTTTGTTTCTCATTATTCTCGTCACTGTTTGTAAGTCACCTTATGAATTGCACTTCAATGACCGGGGAAAGGGTATTAATCAATTGCTCAGATCTCACCCTCTCGATGACCCACAAGGTCAACACTCGTGAGATGACCATCATGCTCATCATGGTCATCCTCTTtgccaccatcttcttcttccacggCCTTGTTCGACTTTGCATCCTCGTTATAAAGAGTAACCGCGAAGCAGCCATGCGCGCAAACCGACCCCCACGCTATCGTGGACCTCCACGATACGCCGTGCCTCCTGTGCCCATCCCGGTTGTCCTTGCTCGAGACGAAGAAGCGGTCGGCATAGAAAGTGAAGTGACAAAGTGCCAGCCGCCAGCTTATGGTCGTTGGCGAGAGACAGTGGTATGTTTACGTCTTGATCCCGCAGTTGCGGTGAATTTGTTGAGGCTGACCATGTGTAGCGAGTCGACCCCGACCGTTTGTTCTGGCAACGTAATGAGGACGTTGATCTTTCTCAGTTGCGACCTGGAGCTCAGTCTGGACCCCGGCCACCTTCTTACGTGTCCGAGGACGGCATTTCTTACGTGGTCGAGGCGGCTCCTCGATCAACTGCCCCTACGAATGACGTGCCGCTCCCACCGCATCCCTCAGAAGTGGGACGAGTAGCTCGAATGCCAACTGCATAAGGGAATCGATGAGCCGGCAATCCTAGTCTTTAATGTCGACTTGAGGGCCTGCTATTTGCGCAAGAGCAGTGGAACGGAAACTGGTTGAAGGAAGCGTCATGCTGAACGTTTCTGTTCACTGGAAGGATATGCGAGGGATTGGATTTTAGAAGCCCTAGTGAGGGTGCTCTTGATTGAGCGTACATGATTTTACACGGCATATATGACAGCTTGTTAGCGAGTTTAAACAGCATCACAACGTTAGAGACCAGAGAATACGTAGATAGAGGAGTCTTGCGAGCCATACTTGGCGAATAGATACCACATGATTtaacagaaaaaaaagcaatTATAAACAAGGGCATTTCTATAAAGGAATTCCACTCGTATCAGTGTCGTGTAAGCGTCTGGTCACCCAGGCTGAGCCGAGGACTGGGGTTGAGCTGAGAGGATCCAGCAACGATGGAACCCGATCGGTGAGTGCCCGGAAATCAGCCTATCTTTCTTGACCGGGCCGGGTAGGGGATATTAACATCCATCGAGGTTCGGGGGACTGGATCCAGCGTGACGGAAATGGCCCGGGCTGCGGCTGTTGTTATCCTGAAGACATCACGCGGTTTGCCCCTGCGACCGGATGTGAGTCTTGGTATATCCTTGAGTGATTGATTCTTGAGTCGTTTGGTATGAGACTGGCGCACTCAAGAGCAAGTTGTATCTGATATTGAAGATACcggtgatggaggttgaATGGAGTTCAAGGTTGTCTGCTTCATCACGTGAATACCCCGAGTCAAACATCACCCACCCATGTCAGGAACACGGCCAGAAGGCAAGACACTGTTCCTGCTTCCTTCCTCCCTAGCGGCACAATAACCCTCTCTCCCCCCTCAGACCACTCAACTCACCCTTTCCCTAAACAAGACAGCCACGACTCACGAGATGcccaaccccaagaagggaagggaaggtttgaggccaagggcgCCTTTAGGCAATTAGTGATTGGACAGTTTTGCCTTGACTCGGGACGGGACTCCAGACCCCGGCTTGACTCGATGAATCGCCTTCCCCTTTCGCCCTCTGCTTCCGTGATTCCGTCCCAAGAGGATGCTTGGATGTCCCCCCAAAGTCAGTGCTTCCTTTCAGCGCGTGATTCTGAGCGAGCAAATCCACTGGATGAGTGGGAAAAGAACCAACCCGCGCCGGTTgcttcccctcctcccacGCCCACGCCCACGCGCTTGCGCCTGCTGCCCGAGTCGCCCCCTCCCCACAATCTACCCACAATGGAATCCGTTGGTCGTAGGTAGTAGGTTTCCAGTCGAGTCGTAGTCATTCGCGGGCTCCAGCTCCGTCCGTCCACTGGCCTGGCTGatttgtgtgtgtgtgtgtgtgtggtcGGTCGGGTGTCTGTCTCCCCTCATTTCCTTCGTGCGAAAATTTTTTAATCAAAAAATAAATTTCCGTTTGGGAACAAAGAACGAAAAAACAACCCTCGAGGGAAATCAATCTCTTGGTTATCATTATCATCAATCATCTTTGGATAAGCCTCAACCATCCATAATCCACCGTTTGGatatattcttattaaaACTTTCTTTTCCTTTACCCATCAAGCTCCTTTCCAGGCCATAAAGGTATGTGACAACCGGTAAAAGCGTGGTTTTGCTGCTGCATTGCGTTTTTTGTGTTGCCGTGTGTTGCTGCCCCTCCTTCGCTTCGTCCCCCTCTGGTTGCGCGACAAGCCTCTGGATGACGACCTCCTCCTGTCGCAACGTTGGCTCTCGAATCTTCATCGTCCGAAAAAACGACCGACTCGATTTGACTATTTGTCGCATTCCGGATCTGTTCGTCTGGACTCGAATTTCCCCTCCGACCGACAAGAAATCACGCGTTTTCGAAAGCTTCAAGCATCGGTCCACCTACAAACAGCTCCCGCTCTTGGCCGTCGCTGTGTGCGACTCGACATCTTCATGACATCGTCCGTCGCGTCGGCGCTTGATCATGTCGCGTCGCATGTCGACGTCGCGCTTTCACGGCGAAACCTGATGCTCAGATTGCCCCTCCGAGCGAGATGAGGTGCGGGGTTTCGACCTCAGCACCAAGGTCAATCATCAACGAGGGCCGAGAACACCAACGTCCAAGTATCgcgccgccatcgtcatcaactCTCATCCCGATGTTATGAATGCGATGCGATCCTATTCTACCTGAACGTCGTTGCCGCACTGGATAACATTGTCGGACACTTCGCCGCTCGCTTCCTCAACTGCGATTGCGATTGCCGCCCGGGGTTTACCACCAAGGATCGCATTCGTGGTTGATCGACAATATGAGCTTGGCTTCACGTCAGCGCCATGGACTGTCTTCCAGGATCCGATACCGAGGATCCTAATAATCGCGCATCGAGATCTGGAACCAACTTGATACGAACGACCATGGGACGAACCGGAGGGGGCTGGTTTCCGCGCCGCAACCACGCATTGCAACATGCTCGATGAGCCCTTTTACTAACCGAGTTACCAGACAAATACCCTCAAAATGTCTTCCCTTTCTCGACGTGCTTGCTACAAGTGTGGCAATGTTGGCCACTATGCTGAGGTCTGCTCCTCTGCTGAGCGACTTTGCTACAACTGTAGGATTTGCCCTCCCTCTTGAACGATTACTGGCGCTAACTTACACCTCATAGGCAAGCAGCCTGGTATGCATCTGACCTCGACAACTACCGTCGTTGATATCTAATACTCTCTAGGCCACGAGTCCAACGGCTGCCCTCTTCCCCGTACcaccgaggccaagcagTGCTACCACTGCCAAGGTCTGGGCCACGTCCAGGCTGACTGCCCTACTCTCCGCCTGAGCGGTACTGGCACCAGCGGCCGCTGCTACAACTGCGGCCAGCCCGGTCACCTTGCTGTATGCTCTTGTCGCCATCCCTCGAAGCTCTATATACTAACAACGGATTGACAGCGCGCCTGCCCTAACCCTGTTGGCCCTGCTCTTGGCCGTGGTGCCCCCATGGGCCGCGGCGGCTTTGCCGGTGGTTACGGCCGTGGTGGTTTCGCTGGCGGCCCCCGTCCCGCTACTTGCTACAAGTGCGGTGGCCCCAACCACTTTGCCCGTGACTGCCAGGCTCAGGCCATGAAGTGCTACGCCTGCGGCAAGCTCGGCCACATCTCCCGGGACTGCACTGCTCCCAACGGTGGCCCTCTTAACACTGCTGGCAAGACCTGCTACCAGTGCGGCGAGGCCGGTCACATCTCTCGGGACTGCCCTCAGAAGAACGCCCCCGGCGAGATCCCTCCCGAGGTTGACATGAGCAACGTCCCTGCTCCCCCTGTTGCTCCTATTGCCCCCGTGGCTTAAGTGCATACGGAGTCGTTTTGGGCCGTGCCTGAAAAGGCAGCTGGCCCAACGGCGGCCCCTCGGGCATGACGCCTCTCGTTGAGGCGTCGAACCGAGGATGCCGGCAGATGTGTTTCTTGCCTATTTATTCTTTTTGATGCCGACACGTGAACATATTATCCCTTTATCTCTTACCCTCGTCTTATTTCTTTGTTCCGGTTCTTGTTTATTTTGATCCGAAGCATGCGAGCCGGCACCATTTGGCTGGTCTGGTTTTCGGCATCTTCGATCCGTCTAAATTCATCTTTGAACCTCGTTCTTTGTTCGACCTGGATATCCCATGGATTCCTCGTCCAAGCTATCCGGAGCGGCGTCTACGTGGCCGCTGCCTCGGACAGTCCAGAATGAGGAAAAGCCTTGGGTGACAGGAAAAGACATCTACCAACGATATTTCCTTTTTCCATCTTTCACCTAGACTTGTTTGCATGGATCCTTGGTTACTAGGGGGTCTCTGGGCGGTTCTCCGCATCTGGCACCTTTCCTCGGACGGAACTTTGGATCATTCACCCAAGGACTACTACTACGATTTGAACGACAGACGCTGTCACGTGGCTCTTAACGACTTTCAAAAAATTCTACGGCACCCTGCGAAGGATATACCCCGCGAGGCGATGTGTTggttgttgagcttggaAAAGAAAAAGCGCAGAGACTCAGGCTTGACGAGAGAAAGTAGCCCCCAGAGCGGGTAGGTCAAGCCTCGGGAGAGCTTGTGTTGTCGCCTGGCGGCAAAAAGATCAGTGGACGCGTGCGTGAGAAGTGGAGTGGTGGGCTGAAGGCCAGATTGATCGACGACAATTGGGGGATAGGATGTTGTTTGTGTTGTGGACGACAGGTGTCTTGCCCAAGACCCTGTTCGATGCGGAAGAAAACGTCCCACAGAGCagcagacagacagacagacaacAGAGAGTTTTATGAGTGGGAGAGAAGAAGTCATGGTGGGGAGCCTTGGGAGCGTGAAGGTGTCCCCAGACCCCTCGTCTTTGAACGGCTGTCTAGAtgtggtggttgtggttgtggctGCGGTTGAGGTTGAGCGTGGGTCTGATGGTTGGGGGTGAAGTTGTGGTTGCGGCAGAGTTGTAAACGAACGATTTGATACACAAGCATTACCAAAAATGAAGCGAAGTGGCATCAGCAAGCAAAGAAGacatgagatgagatgagatgagatgaggtgTTACGATGTTGGTATTGTACAACGGAACGGCGTTGGGATGGCAAACtgtttttgtttctttctGGAGTaaggactggactggacagGACAGGCTAACAGTACTGTATGCTAATGCATGAATGGAAACGAGCTCGGGCTCAGGTCAGGTTTTCTCAAATGGGCTGCGATCGGCGGGGTTATGAGGTTAGTACAGATTGTGTGTTGCTGGTAATCAAGAGGACTGTCCCTGGAGAATATCTAGGGGGTGCCATGTGATGAGGTATCACAGTGAACAAACATGCGTCTGTTGAGTGCTGCCTCCGGCATGAGCTGAACGCCT
This Fusarium keratoplasticum isolate Fu6.1 chromosome 6, whole genome shotgun sequence DNA region includes the following protein-coding sequences:
- a CDS encoding hypothetical protein (Related to hexamer-binding protein HEXBP [Fusarium proliferatum]), with the translated sequence MSSLSRRACYKCGNVGHYAEVCSSAERLCYNCKQPGHESNGCPLPRTTEAKQCYHCQGLGHVQADCPTLRLSGTGTSGRCYNCGQPGHLARACPNPVGPALGRGAPMGRGGFAGGYGRGGFAGGPRPATCYKCGGPNHFARDCQAQAMKCYACGKLGHISRDCTAPNGGPLNTAGKTCYQCGEAGHISRDCPQKNAPGEIPPEVDMSNVPAPPVAPIAPVA